The window GAGTTTTCTTACCAATATTAGGTAGTAACTCTAATGCATGAAGTTTAAGAGTTAATGGCTCGGCAGTATTAAAGAATTTAACGAAAATTTCTTCCTTTTGCAAAATTATGCTTCTTAAAATTTTAACTAACTCCTCTCTGGCTACTGTGGTTAAATCCTCATATATTACTAAATTATCTATCTTTAATGGAGATGAGCCTAACTTAACTCTCTGTTCTAGTTGAAACTCAAATTTGGAATCTAATGGTGATGCCTCCATGAGCATAAAATAATCTTCGCCAATTAATTGTACAACAGGCTTATTCCTATGATATTGATGCTTGTCTAATGGATTTCCCTGTCTCAAATAATCTAAAATATATCCATAGTTCTCCAACTTTTCTTTGACTTGTTTTCTCCTCTGCATACAAGATATAATAATATTTTTAAAGTAAAAAAATATCTCAGCTCTCCACGTACTTTTTAATAATCTCAATAATTTTCTGAATCTGCTCAGTACTATAGATTGTAGATGGGTCAATCACAAGAACTGATCTCACTTCTTCTACAGTAGTTGGACAAATACTTGCCAACACTGCTCTTACGTCCTCCCTCTTTACAATCTCTTCTAGTTCCTTCATAATTTTAGATGCGGAATCCTCATCACATCGTGATATGGAATTCAAATAATCAAATGTTTTTTGAATTAAATTAGAAGAACTACCCGTATCTATAAGCTCCTTAATGTATTTCTTAGCTATAGAATAAGGGACAAAACGCTCTTCAATAGTTTTAAGTGAATATGACAAAATAATTTCACCTTAAAATATTATCTTTTTTGTATTCCATTAAATGGAATTAAATGCTCTGGCCTAACTATAAGAACTCTTTCCTTATCACCTGTATTTACTTTTACCTCGTATGCTTTCCCTCTCTTTCCAACAACTAGACCAACTTTACCATGATACCTTCTATGAGGCATGCCTTTATGTATAGAAGGATTTATTTTAACAACCACATATTCTCCCTGTGAATAATCATGCATTAATAAGCTTAGTTTCGGTATAGCGCCCTTTTCTCTCACTTTTTTTTCTAATAATTTTCTAGTTTTCGATCTGTAACCCTTTGACCTTGCTACCAATCTAATTAACCCGTAAAAACTACTACTTTAACCAAATTAAGATTTTTGATTATCAGCTTAGGGCAACTTTCATACATATAGAAGTACATTTTGACGAATAGGTTTACATAATTCAATTTTATATGAAGACCTTGTTATAAGAGAGCGAAAATATTTTAAATAATAGAGGCGTTTACTAATCTTAGTTGCGGGGGTGCCCGAGCAGGTCAAAGGGGGCGGACTTAAGATCCGCTGGCGTAGGCCTGCGTGGGTTCAAATCCCACCCCCCGCACTGTGGGGTAGTGCTCCCCACATCTTCATTGCTAATGTAAAACTCTACTATATTGTAAGATGTTCTTGAAGCTGGGGTCTTTACTAGCTTTCACCATAAACCCTTGGGATGTCTGAAGGTGTGACGTCTGTGTAGTCAACACCTTTGACTATCTTTACCACTTCGTCAACTGGTAATGCCTTCATTACCTCATTAATAATCTCATTAGTGTGCTTAATCTTTTTAGGACTCTCATTATAACCCCTGACGTATAGGTACAGCTGTTCCTTGCTCTTGTGTGCAATTTCCGTGAGCTTTGGGTAACCTAGGAGTTCAACTGCCCTCTTCTGTACCCTTAGTCTGTTCCACAACTATCTGTTACTAACATCTGGTATATAGTTGGTTATCAATTTTTCCCTCAGCCATTACCCACGTAAATGTCTATATGGAGAGAAAACAGTTTCATTTCATGTAAAAGTATGGGCCCGCTGGGATTTGAACCCAGGACCTCCGCCTTGTAAGGGCGACGTCCTAACCAGGCTAGACGACGGGCCCTCAAGCTATTAATTACTTAGCGGGATTTTAAAAGTTTAATTACGACATTTGATAGGATATGCGATGCTTGTAACTTATATTGTTCTAATGCTCTCCAGAATTTTTGGTGCGTATACGTTATCTATGCCCTTTATTTTACCTTCTACTAATCTCTTGAACGAACTTATTGCAGAAGGCTCTCCATGATTTAATATTAGGTTTTTTGGCTTTACGTTTAAATTCCTTAAAAACGCTAGTAGTTGCCTCCTGTCACTGTGTCCTGAAAATCCCTCTACAACTCCTATTTCCATACTTACTTTTATGTTTTCAACCCTTCCGTCCCTGTCAAGTATCTGTATGTCTTTAGCTCCATCTCTGACTTTTCTTCCTAGTGTGCCCTCTGCTTGGTAACTAACAAAGACTATCGAGTTCCTTGTGTCATGAGCCATATTTTTGAAGAACTCTACTGCTGGGCCGCCGTTTAGCATTCCTGAAGTCGCTATTATAATACTTGGCTCACCTTGGGCAATATCTTCCTTATATCCTTCGATTCTCTTAAAGAACTCTGACATAAATGGGTTTTCGTCCCTATAAAGTATTGCCTCCCTCAACTCCCTACTCAACCACTCTGGGTATGCAGTATGTATGGCAGTTATCTCGTCTACCATTCCTGTTATATAGACGGGGACTTCTGGTATTTTCTTATTTTTCATTGCGTCGTTTATGACAAGCATTATTTCCTGTCCTCTCCCTACTGACAACACTGGGATCAGTACTTTTCCTCCTTTACTTATTGTCTTGTTTATTATGTCAATTAGCTTTGCCTCTGCCTCCTCTCTGTTTTCCTGTTCATGTGCTCCATAAGTTGTCTCCATAATCATTGTGTCGACTCTTATGAACTCATCGTTAGCCTTGTCTAGAAGCTTTGTCCTAGCGTATTTGAAATCACCAGTGTATACTACATTGTGTAATCCTTCCCCAATGTGTAGATGTGCCATTGCTGAACCTAA is drawn from Sulfolobus acidocaldarius SUSAZ and contains these coding sequences:
- a CDS encoding 50S ribosomal protein L21, with protein sequence MVARSKGYRSKTRKLLEKKVREKGAIPKLSLLMHDYSQGEYVVVKINPSIHKGMPHRRYHGKVGLVVGKRGKAYEVKVNTGDKERVLIVRPEHLIPFNGIQKR
- a CDS encoding RNA-binding protein, which codes for MQRRKQVKEKLENYGYILDYLRQGNPLDKHQYHRNKPVVQLIGEDYFMLMEASPLDSKFEFQLEQRVKLGSSPLKIDNLVIYEDLTTVAREELVKILRSIILQKEEIFVKFFNTAEPLTLKLHALELLPNIGKKTLRIILEERRKQLFTSYKDIESRIGVKDVVNILEERIIKELQGGEKYYLFVYPVEEIKKVVEKPIYVGYLERLR
- a CDS encoding DNA-directed RNA polymerase subunit F, with amino-acid sequence MSYSLKTIEERFVPYSIAKKYIKELIDTGSSSNLIQKTFDYLNSISRCDEDSASKIMKELEEIVKREDVRAVLASICPTTVEEVRSVLVIDPSTIYSTEQIQKIIEIIKKYVES